A genomic window from Antedon mediterranea chromosome 4, ecAntMedi1.1, whole genome shotgun sequence includes:
- the LOC140046921 gene encoding uncharacterized protein isoform X2 — MESSSEEEASDTSSRVEMSKNVRTQLTDEENKKREREKWAMLAGQAVYKLESKIFQEVLPENLIKPHIFPRTISDMESLIDYPENDSQMRKCNLINDVG; from the exons ATGGAAAGTTCATCTGAAGAGGAGGCAAGTGATACTTCTTCTCGAGTGGAAATGAGCAAAAATGTCCGAACTCAACTAACAGATGAAGAAAACAAGAAACGTGAAAGGGAGAAATGGGCCATGCTTGCTGGTCAAGCTGTCTACAAACTCGAGTCAAAGATCTTCCAAGAGGTTCTGCCAGAAAATCTCATAAAACCACACATCTTCCCGCGCACAATATCCGATATGGAATCTTTGATCGACTATCCGGAGAATGATAGCCAAATGAG GAAATGCAATTTGATCAATGATGTTGGGTGA
- the LOC140046921 gene encoding uncharacterized protein isoform X1, giving the protein MESSSEEEASDTSSRVEMSKNVRTQLTDEENKKREREKWAMLAGQAVYKLESKIFQEVLPENLIKPHIFPRTISDMESLIDYPENDSQMRLEHAGEKWRNLKTKLEWKSSLENVFAIIKKAYLNISNPLEVMMRLDKESGKSAEEARIAFHNSLPEKLWESGNTVINIMINLELLVEKK; this is encoded by the coding sequence ATGGAAAGTTCATCTGAAGAGGAGGCAAGTGATACTTCTTCTCGAGTGGAAATGAGCAAAAATGTCCGAACTCAACTAACAGATGAAGAAAACAAGAAACGTGAAAGGGAGAAATGGGCCATGCTTGCTGGTCAAGCTGTCTACAAACTCGAGTCAAAGATCTTCCAAGAGGTTCTGCCAGAAAATCTCATAAAACCACACATCTTCCCGCGCACAATATCCGATATGGAATCTTTGATCGACTATCCGGAGAATGATAGCCAAATGAGGTTAGAACATGCTGGTGAAAAATGGAGAAATCTTAAGACAAAGTTAGAATGGAAGTCGTCTTTAGAGAACGTCTTCGCCATAATTAAGAAAGCCTATCTAAATATATCAAACCCATTGGAAGTGATGATGCGATTGGACAAGGAAAGTGGTAAAAGTGCTGAAGAGGCAAGAATCGCTTTTCATAATTCACTTCCAGAAAAACTTTGGGAATCTGGGAATACTGTCATCAACAttatgatcaatttagagctattagtagaaaagaaataa